Proteins co-encoded in one Candidatus Thiodictyon syntrophicum genomic window:
- a CDS encoding DUF6399 domain-containing protein, giving the protein MKHRSRLERAEQRGAAVARLATGQPQRHVAAELGVARSTLQDWCKPTPVGAAPAVLAAFVATPEGVQWLHQVVVAAHFVITLHGGAGVRMVCEFLKLSGLSAFVGASYGTHQALNAALEEMVVAVAREQRAALAVGMPHRAITACEDETFHPQILLVMLEPVSNFLLREQYAADRTAATWTQALRAGLDGLNVTVIQGTSDEATALRRHIQTDCAAHHSPDLFHVQQEVSKGTSLHLVRHVKQAGASVAAAQTSLDAERATAQAYDAQSPRPRGRPPAFAPRIEAALAVVVQAEADQVQAQARQAEARELVRELGTLYHPYELEQGQAQPVARIAQRFADVWTRLQQLADAADLPTRARERLAKAQRLTIQFLATITFFFATVQAKVEALNLPPAVELALLTQLIPALYLERVANRSTLAEPRHRLHALSRQLLEPLRQRDHPLQALPEAERARLEQVAGDCADLFQRSSSSVEGRNGQLSLHHHGRHRLSDRKLEALTAVHNFHLRRPDGTTAAERFFGRAHETLFAQVLQRMPLPPPPARRRPRPPKPPALLPVAA; this is encoded by the coding sequence GTGAAGCACCGCTCGCGCCTGGAGCGAGCCGAACAGCGCGGGGCGGCCGTGGCCCGCTTGGCGACGGGGCAGCCGCAACGCCACGTCGCCGCCGAACTGGGCGTGGCGCGCAGCACCTTGCAGGACTGGTGCAAGCCGACCCCGGTCGGCGCGGCCCCGGCGGTGTTGGCAGCCTTCGTGGCGACCCCTGAGGGCGTGCAGTGGCTGCACCAAGTGGTGGTGGCGGCGCACTTCGTCATCACGCTGCACGGCGGTGCCGGGGTGCGGATGGTGTGTGAATTCTTGAAGTTGAGTGGGTTGTCGGCGTTCGTCGGCGCGAGCTATGGCACCCACCAGGCCCTCAATGCGGCCTTGGAGGAGATGGTGGTCGCCGTGGCGCGTGAGCAACGGGCGGCGTTGGCGGTGGGCATGCCGCACCGCGCGATCACGGCGTGCGAGGATGAGACCTTTCATCCGCAGATTTTGTTGGTCATGTTGGAGCCGGTGTCGAACTTTCTGCTGCGCGAACAGTACGCCGCCGATCGCACGGCGGCCACCTGGACGCAGGCGTTGCGCGCGGGTCTGGACGGCTTGAACGTGACCGTGATCCAGGGCACCAGCGACGAGGCCACAGCGTTGCGCCGCCATATCCAGACGGATTGTGCGGCCCATCATTCCCCGGACCTGTTTCATGTGCAACAGGAGGTGTCCAAGGGCACCAGCCTACACTTGGTCCGCCACGTGAAACAGGCGGGCGCCAGCGTCGCGGCCGCCCAGACGTCGCTGGACGCTGAGCGGGCGACCGCGCAGGCCTATGACGCCCAATCCCCGCGTCCGCGCGGGCGCCCACCGGCGTTCGCGCCCCGCATTGAAGCCGCCCTGGCGGTCGTGGTGCAGGCCGAAGCCGATCAGGTACAGGCGCAAGCGCGTCAGGCCGAGGCCCGTGAACTGGTGCGTGAGTTGGGGACCCTCTATCACCCCTATGAGTTGGAGCAGGGACAGGCGCAGCCCGTGGCGCGCATCGCGCAACGCTTTGCCGACGTGTGGACGCGGCTGCAACAGCTGGCCGACGCGGCCGATCTGCCAACGCGCGCCCGTGAGCGCCTGGCCAAGGCGCAGCGCCTGACGATTCAGTTCCTTGCCACCATTACCTTTTTCTTTGCGACCGTGCAGGCCAAGGTCGAGGCGCTGAATCTGCCGCCCGCCGTGGAACTGGCGTTGCTCACGCAGCTGATTCCGGCGCTCTACCTCGAGCGCGTCGCCAATCGCAGCACGCTCGCTGAACCGCGCCACCGTCTGCACGCCCTGAGCCGGCAGTTGCTCGAACCGCTGCGCCAACGCGATCATCCGCTCCAGGCCCTCCCAGAGGCCGAGCGCGCGCGCCTCGAACAGGTGGCCGGTGACTGCGCCGACCTGTTCCAGCGCAGCAGTTCCAGCGTGGAGGGGCGCAACGGCCAACTGTCCCTACATCACCATGGCCGACATCGCCTGAGCGACCGCAAGCTCGAGGCACTGACCGCCGTACATAACTTCCACCTCCGTCGCCCCGACGGGACCACTGCCGCTGAGCGCTTCTTCGGCCGGGCCCACGAAACGCTGTTCGCGCAGGTGCTCCAGCGCATGCCGTTGCCCCCGCCGCCAGCGCGCCGACGACCGCGCCCGCCCAAGCCGCCCGCGCTCCTGCCGGTAGCGGCGTAA
- a CDS encoding DUF2887 domain-containing protein, with the protein MKTDREIYTLLGADAETLAILTDGIRVRGPYHFEALEVKGLDRRTDGVLLPEAPGEPMWVIEFQAQADPGIYHRLVVELGLVGERHLGRVERGLIMFATPALDPRTEPWYGASQQPDPPLRVVYLKPILADLERREPGHPLLAVFLPYRVADRERLRREGPQALERIATAALPQPVRERLTDVFFSWLTVRFSHMSYREILTMFGIQTPFEQTRAYKELVAIGHGKGLEEGREEGREKGREEGRQEGRQEEAAALLLRQARHRFGPLPPELEVRLDALPLARLEALSEAIFDLDSQSDLRDWLGRP; encoded by the coding sequence ATGAAAACCGACCGCGAGATCTATACCCTGCTCGGTGCCGACGCCGAGACCCTGGCGATCCTCACCGACGGCATCCGGGTGCGCGGGCCCTATCATTTCGAGGCCCTGGAGGTCAAAGGGCTCGACCGGCGCACCGACGGGGTCCTGCTGCCGGAGGCGCCCGGGGAACCGATGTGGGTGATCGAGTTTCAGGCGCAGGCTGATCCCGGCATCTACCACCGTCTGGTAGTGGAGTTGGGGTTGGTCGGTGAGCGCCATCTGGGGCGCGTCGAGCGCGGGCTGATCATGTTCGCCACCCCGGCGCTCGATCCCCGGACCGAGCCCTGGTACGGTGCTTCCCAGCAGCCGGACCCGCCGTTGCGCGTGGTCTACCTGAAACCGATCCTTGCGGACCTGGAGCGGCGCGAGCCCGGGCACCCGCTGCTGGCGGTGTTTCTGCCCTATCGGGTCGCCGATCGGGAGCGGCTGCGCCGGGAGGGACCGCAAGCCCTCGAGCGGATCGCGACGGCGGCGCTGCCGCAGCCCGTGCGCGAGCGTCTGACCGACGTCTTTTTTTCCTGGCTGACGGTCCGCTTCAGCCACATGAGCTATCGGGAGATATTGACCATGTTCGGTATCCAGACACCGTTCGAGCAGACCCGTGCCTACAAGGAGCTGGTGGCTATCGGCCACGGGAAAGGGCTCGAGGAGGGCCGAGAGGAGGGCCGCGAGAAGGGCCGCGAGGAGGGTCGGCAGGAGGGCCGACAGGAGGAAGCCGCCGCCTTGCTGCTGCGCCAAGCCAGGCATCGCTTCGGTCCGCTGCCACCGGAACTCGAGGTCCGCCTCGATGCACTGCCGCTTGCGCGCCTCGAAGCCCTGTCCGAGGCCATCTTCGATCTCGACAGCCAGTCGGACCTGCGGGACTGGCTGGGTCGGCCCTGA
- a CDS encoding nucleotide pyrophosphohydrolase produces MDSLDDLNTRLIRFARERDWEQFHSPKNLSMALAGEVGELLEHFQWLTEAQSRDLTPEKKEQVALELADCLIYLIRLAERLGVDPIAAAYRKIAINEGRYPVERVRGDARRAGEYGD; encoded by the coding sequence ATGGACAGCCTGGACGACCTCAACACCCGCCTCATCCGCTTCGCCCGCGAGCGCGACTGGGAGCAGTTCCACTCGCCCAAGAACCTGTCCATGGCCCTGGCCGGGGAGGTCGGCGAACTGCTGGAGCACTTCCAGTGGCTCACCGAGGCCCAGAGCCGGGACCTGACCCCGGAGAAGAAAGAGCAGGTGGCCCTGGAGTTGGCGGACTGCCTGATCTATCTCATCCGGCTCGCCGAGCGCTTGGGCGTGGACCCGATCGCCGCCGCCTATCGCAAGATCGCCATCAATGAGGGGCGTTACCCGGTTGAGCGGGTGCGGGGCGATGCCCGGCGGGCGGGGGAGTATGGGGACTGA
- the argH gene encoding argininosuccinate lyase, whose amino-acid sequence MHQPSQTTFAVVGKPWAGRFSAPTDAFVEAFTASVDFDRRLYRYDIQGSIAHATMLARQGILSQAEGEQICAGLMAVRARIEAGDFVWSIPLEDVHMNVETALTEAIGEAGKRLHTGRSRNDQVATDVRLWLREEIDTIRDAITRFQDALLDLAEREADTVMPGFTHLQVAQPITFGHHMMAWFEMLERDRARLADCRGRVNVMPLGAAALAGTTYPIDRAFTADLLGFARPAENSLDAVSDRDFAIEFTAAAAILMMHLSRFSEELILWSSAQFGFVELSDSFCTGSSIMPQKKNPDVPELVRGKSGRIFGHLMGLLTLMKGQPLAYNKDNQEDKEPLFDTVDNVKGCLKVYADMMVHVTCRRERMRAAAAQGFSTATDLADYLVRKGIAFRDAHEIVGQAVALGVREGRDLAQLSIEELRGFSERIEPDVYTVLTLDGSVAARDHLGGTAPAQVRAAIARARARSAA is encoded by the coding sequence ATGCACCAGCCTAGTCAAACCACGTTCGCCGTCGTCGGCAAACCCTGGGCCGGGCGCTTCAGCGCCCCGACGGACGCCTTCGTCGAGGCCTTCACCGCCTCGGTGGACTTCGACCGTCGACTTTACCGCTATGATATCCAGGGTTCCATCGCCCATGCGACGATGCTCGCCCGCCAGGGTATCCTGAGTCAGGCCGAGGGCGAGCAGATCTGCGCCGGTCTCATGGCGGTGCGCGCCCGCATCGAGGCCGGCGACTTCGTCTGGTCCATCCCGCTCGAAGACGTCCACATGAACGTCGAGACCGCGCTGACCGAGGCGATCGGGGAGGCCGGCAAGCGCCTGCATACCGGGCGCTCGCGCAACGACCAGGTGGCCACCGATGTGCGGCTGTGGCTGCGCGAGGAGATCGACACCATCCGCGATGCGATCACCCGCTTCCAGGACGCCCTGCTGGACCTCGCCGAACGGGAGGCCGACACCGTGATGCCCGGTTTCACCCACCTCCAGGTCGCGCAGCCGATCACCTTCGGCCACCACATGATGGCCTGGTTCGAGATGCTGGAGCGCGACCGGGCCCGCCTGGCCGATTGCCGCGGCCGCGTCAACGTGATGCCGCTCGGGGCCGCCGCCCTGGCCGGGACCACCTACCCCATCGACCGCGCCTTCACCGCCGACCTCCTGGGCTTCGCGCGCCCCGCGGAGAATTCCCTGGACGCGGTTTCCGATCGGGACTTCGCCATCGAGTTTACCGCCGCCGCGGCGATCCTGATGATGCACCTGTCACGCTTCTCCGAGGAGTTGATCCTGTGGTCATCGGCCCAGTTCGGCTTCGTGGAACTGTCCGACAGCTTCTGTACCGGGTCCTCCATCATGCCGCAAAAGAAGAACCCGGACGTGCCGGAACTGGTGCGCGGCAAGAGCGGGCGGATCTTCGGCCACCTGATGGGCCTCCTGACGCTCATGAAGGGCCAGCCGCTCGCCTACAACAAGGACAATCAGGAGGACAAGGAGCCACTCTTCGACACCGTGGATAACGTCAAGGGCTGCCTCAAGGTCTATGCCGACATGATGGTGCATGTGACCTGCCGCCGCGAGCGGATGCGTGCCGCCGCCGCCCAGGGGTTCAGCACCGCTACGGACCTGGCGGACTATCTGGTGCGCAAGGGGATCGCCTTCCGCGACGCCCACGAGATCGTCGGCCAGGCGGTGGCCCTGGGGGTCCGGGAGGGGCGTGACCTCGCGCAACTGAGCATCGAGGAACTGCGCGGGTTCTCCGAGCGCATCGAGCCCGACGTCTACACCGTCCTCACCCTGGACGGTTCGGTGGCCGCCCGTGACCACCTGGGGGGCACGGCCCCGGCCCAGGTGCGCGCCGCCATCGCCCGGGCACGGGCGCGGTCGGCCGCCTGA
- a CDS encoding sensor histidine kinase translates to MQHLLDVPEPTPRRKAFLPNFCRVPMVLGVVLTAQLLGISLTLASRRPLAEFWEHLGPMALFVLTISLTASAVLCAMRPALLRVGDRAAALLAWLLLLATTGLVTWGAYSATPDPIHAQLFPGDGLPGILVRSLGIGAILGGMLLRYLYLHHMWRLQVEAEAEARFQKLQARIRPHFLFNSMNTIANLTQTNPRVAEEVVQDLADLFRATLANPDETSTLSKELELAYRYLNIEKQRLGERLQVLWDVEDLPGDAMLPPLILQPLVENAVYHGIAPSRRPGLIRISGRYRRAQVNLSVRNTLPADSEPGERHTNGNHMALDNVKQRMAGLFDGAARVIISRIEGDYQVRLVFPYPWKQQ, encoded by the coding sequence ATGCAACATCTCCTGGACGTTCCGGAGCCGACCCCGCGCCGCAAGGCCTTCCTGCCGAATTTCTGCCGCGTGCCCATGGTCCTGGGCGTCGTGCTGACCGCCCAGTTGCTGGGGATCAGCCTCACCCTGGCGTCGCGCCGCCCGCTCGCCGAGTTCTGGGAGCATCTGGGTCCCATGGCCTTGTTCGTCCTGACCATCTCGCTCACGGCGAGCGCCGTGCTCTGTGCCATGCGCCCGGCGTTGCTGCGGGTCGGCGATCGGGCGGCCGCGCTGCTCGCCTGGCTGCTGCTGCTCGCCACCACCGGACTGGTGACCTGGGGGGCCTACAGCGCGACGCCGGACCCGATCCACGCCCAGCTCTTCCCGGGCGATGGACTCCCCGGGATTCTGGTCCGCAGCCTGGGGATCGGCGCCATCCTGGGGGGCATGCTGCTGCGCTATCTGTATCTGCACCACATGTGGCGACTGCAGGTGGAGGCCGAGGCGGAGGCCCGCTTCCAGAAGCTCCAGGCCCGGATTCGGCCCCATTTCCTGTTCAACAGCATGAACACCATCGCCAACCTGACCCAGACCAACCCGCGGGTGGCCGAGGAGGTGGTGCAGGACTTGGCGGATCTGTTTCGCGCCACCCTGGCGAACCCGGACGAGACCTCGACCCTGTCCAAGGAGTTGGAATTGGCCTACCGCTACCTGAATATCGAGAAACAGCGGCTCGGCGAGCGCCTGCAGGTCCTCTGGGATGTCGAGGATCTGCCGGGCGATGCTATGCTGCCCCCGTTGATCCTGCAACCGCTGGTCGAGAACGCGGTCTATCATGGTATTGCGCCGTCGCGTCGTCCCGGGCTGATCCGCATCAGTGGGCGTTACCGTCGGGCGCAGGTGAACTTGAGCGTGCGCAACACCCTGCCCGCGGACAGCGAGCCGGGCGAGCGCCACACCAACGGCAACCACATGGCGCTCGACAACGTAAAGCAACGCATGGCGGGCCTGTTCGACGGCGCTGCGCGGGTGATCATCTCGCGGATCGAGGGCGATTATCAGGTCCGGCTGGTGTTCCCTTACCCCTGGAAACAGCAATGA
- a CDS encoding LytR/AlgR family response regulator transcription factor: MKILVVDDESPARQRLVRLLSEIQGNYELAGEASDGIEAVQLCRSTPVDLVLMDVQMPGLNGLDAARQISHIEPPPAVILVTAYEQYALAAFERKVEDYLVKPVRRERLQEALERARIPTRPQRAALATRDEAHPGRRLSLSAHYRGGLQTVPIEDIIFLQAEHKYVTVRHTGGELLVDESLKALEDEFEDLFLRIHRNALVARSRLFALEKGTDGGTEVRLRDCPERLPVSRRHLADIRRWLRAGTP, encoded by the coding sequence ATGAAAATTCTTGTCGTCGACGATGAATCCCCGGCCCGGCAACGGTTGGTCCGCCTGCTGTCCGAGATCCAGGGCAATTACGAACTGGCCGGCGAGGCGAGCGACGGGATCGAGGCGGTGCAACTGTGCCGCTCCACACCCGTGGACCTGGTGTTGATGGACGTGCAGATGCCCGGCCTCAACGGGCTGGATGCGGCCCGCCAGATCTCGCACATCGAGCCGCCGCCGGCGGTGATCCTGGTCACCGCCTACGAGCAGTACGCCCTGGCCGCCTTCGAGCGCAAGGTGGAGGACTATCTGGTCAAGCCGGTGCGGCGCGAGCGCCTCCAGGAGGCCCTGGAGCGGGCCCGCATCCCGACCCGCCCGCAACGCGCCGCACTCGCCACCCGCGACGAGGCGCACCCCGGGCGGCGGCTCTCGCTCAGTGCCCACTACCGGGGCGGGCTGCAGACCGTCCCCATCGAGGACATCATCTTTCTCCAGGCCGAGCACAAGTACGTCACGGTCCGCCACACCGGCGGTGAACTCCTGGTGGACGAGTCCCTGAAGGCCCTGGAGGACGAGTTCGAAGACCTCTTCCTGCGCATCCACCGCAATGCACTGGTGGCGCGCTCGCGCCTCTTCGCGCTGGAGAAGGGCACCGACGGCGGCACCGAGGTGCGGCTGCGTGACTGCCCGGAGCGCCTTCCGGTCAGCCGCCGCCACCTGGCCGACATCCGCCGCTGGCTGCGGGCCGGCACGCCCTAG
- a CDS encoding phosphatase PAP2 family protein has product MQTPASPSRDWRPQLLALALLALIGTLPFWLSDLDLRVAALFYHPQAADPWWESSRDLWAFLYQASPLLGGLILIGSLLTIAATRIWRSQRRRRRYAIFVLAVTLLGPGLIINGVIKDYWGRPRPHQTVALGGTQPYVPPLKRTPGGLGKSFPSGHSAIGFALGVFYFIWARRRPRLALTAALASVALGTLLGVGRMTAGDHFLSDIIWSAVLTYGVAFVLYWLVLRIPHWEDATALRPPPAPRPLRHPTLTLGAYLLAAAGLLFAVLLATPVQETRNLAIAPLPAAPGPRTLRLAADAATLTLFQLGTPAVAAGEAASIRLKGRGFGLPGSRVQGRLERADDALTSSVTYTVTHTGVFTERDSTVTVGIDPTAWERIELVTGSGDIRIYPLGNRRPQLTLTADRGLVLDENPAPASAATDPAGASR; this is encoded by the coding sequence GTGCAGACACCCGCAAGCCCCAGCCGCGACTGGCGCCCCCAACTCCTGGCCCTGGCGCTGCTCGCCCTGATCGGCACCCTGCCCTTCTGGCTCAGCGACCTGGATCTGCGCGTGGCCGCGCTCTTCTATCATCCGCAGGCCGCGGACCCCTGGTGGGAGTCCAGCCGCGACCTCTGGGCCTTCCTCTATCAGGCCTCGCCGCTGCTCGGGGGCCTGATCCTGATCGGCAGCCTGCTCACCATCGCCGCGACCCGGATCTGGCGCTCCCAGCGGCGCCGCCGCCGCTACGCGATCTTTGTCCTGGCCGTGACCCTGCTTGGCCCCGGTCTGATCATCAACGGGGTCATCAAGGACTACTGGGGACGCCCCAGGCCCCATCAGACGGTCGCGCTCGGCGGCACCCAGCCCTATGTCCCGCCGCTCAAGCGCACCCCCGGGGGCCTGGGCAAGTCCTTCCCCAGCGGCCACAGCGCCATCGGCTTCGCCCTGGGGGTCTTCTATTTCATCTGGGCGCGCCGCCGCCCGCGGCTCGCCCTGACCGCGGCGCTCGCCTCCGTCGCCCTGGGCACCCTGCTCGGGGTCGGGCGCATGACCGCCGGGGATCACTTCCTCTCGGACATCATCTGGTCGGCGGTGCTGACCTATGGGGTGGCCTTCGTGCTCTATTGGCTGGTCCTGCGCATCCCCCACTGGGAGGACGCGACGGCCCTACGGCCGCCGCCGGCCCCGCGGCCCCTGCGTCACCCCACACTGACCCTGGGGGCCTACCTGCTCGCCGCGGCGGGCCTGCTGTTCGCCGTCCTGCTCGCCACCCCGGTGCAGGAGACCCGCAACCTCGCCATCGCGCCATTGCCCGCCGCGCCCGGGCCGCGCACACTGCGCCTGGCGGCAGACGCGGCGACGCTGACCCTGTTCCAACTGGGCACCCCGGCGGTCGCCGCGGGCGAGGCGGCCTCCATCCGGCTGAAGGGGCGCGGCTTCGGCCTGCCCGGCAGCCGGGTGCAGGGCCGTCTGGAGCGAGCGGACGACGCCCTGACCTCTTCGGTGACCTATACGGTGACGCACACCGGCGTCTTTACCGAGCGCGACAGCACGGTCACCGTCGGCATCGACCCAACCGCCTGGGAGCGGATCGAACTGGTCACCGGCAGCGGCGACATCCGCATCTACCCGCTGGGCAACCGGCGACCCCAACTGACGCTGACGGCCGACCGCGGCCTGGTGCTGGACGAGAACCCCGCCCCCGCCAGCGCCGCCACGGACCCCGCGGGGGCCTCCCGGTGA
- the asnB gene encoding asparagine synthase (glutamine-hydrolyzing): MCGIAGVLMRAGRYPDPEQLRVMAAALAHRGPDDRGAYCGGTVGLAQTRLAIIGLATGHQPMVAVEDKLALAANGEVYNYLELNEELRAAGRVLRTDSDSETILHAYAVHGLGCLTRLRGMYAFALHDARSGQLILARDRLGIKPLFYVKLPDRIAFASEIKALLPCLPGRPEVEPGALRRFLQNQFAGGEETVLHGIRRVLPGEALVLQPDLSIERHRYWSALAVAPRTIGVAQAREELDRLMDTAMQEHMRSEVPFGLFLSGGVDSAVLAAQLHAHGAGRIRSFSVGYRGTTMADELDEAARVAAHFGFDHQPLELTLDQVFARIPHTVWAADELMRDYASLPTSILAQAAGDELKVVFSGEGGDEAFAGYRRYHPRPLERWFKTLRHPGSGGFRTRGQWSRHWSQRLFGPRLGAAPGLDRAPFLAAWAATPAAWSAMQRRQYTDLVTALPDNLLVKTDRMLMAFGVEGRVPFLDHRVVEFGLSLPDQLKVRGHRGKWLLRHWAEPLLPPGHLERPKRGFHVPVGDWLTGDLVGRLGERLAANRGIREWFKPAALPALVAARQAGRGGERELFGLMQFAIWHRIFIEEPGLIPAPDEDPLEWV; encoded by the coding sequence ATGTGCGGTATCGCCGGTGTCCTGATGCGCGCGGGCCGCTACCCGGACCCGGAGCAACTGCGCGTCATGGCCGCCGCCCTCGCCCACCGCGGGCCGGACGACCGCGGCGCCTACTGCGGCGGGACTGTCGGTCTGGCCCAGACGCGGCTCGCCATCATCGGGCTGGCCACCGGCCACCAGCCCATGGTCGCGGTGGAAGACAAACTCGCCCTGGCCGCCAACGGCGAGGTCTACAACTATCTCGAGCTGAACGAGGAACTGCGCGCGGCCGGCCGCGTGCTGCGCACCGACTCCGACTCCGAGACCATCCTGCACGCCTATGCGGTCCACGGCCTGGGCTGCCTCACCCGGCTGCGCGGCATGTATGCCTTCGCCCTGCACGACGCCCGGTCCGGCCAACTGATCCTTGCCCGCGACCGGCTCGGCATCAAGCCCCTGTTCTATGTCAAGCTGCCGGACCGGATCGCCTTCGCATCCGAGATCAAGGCCCTGCTTCCCTGCCTGCCGGGCCGGCCGGAGGTCGAGCCGGGGGCCCTGCGCCGCTTCCTGCAGAACCAGTTCGCCGGGGGGGAGGAGACGGTGCTCCATGGCATCCGCCGGGTACTGCCCGGCGAGGCCCTGGTCCTGCAGCCGGACCTGAGCATCGAGCGGCACCGCTACTGGTCGGCCCTGGCGGTCGCGCCCCGGACTATCGGGGTCGCGCAGGCCCGGGAGGAGTTGGACCGGCTCATGGACACGGCCATGCAGGAACACATGCGCTCTGAGGTCCCCTTCGGGCTCTTCCTCTCCGGCGGGGTGGACTCGGCGGTGCTCGCCGCGCAGCTCCACGCCCACGGGGCTGGGCGCATCCGTTCCTTTTCCGTCGGCTACCGTGGGACCACCATGGCCGATGAACTGGACGAGGCGGCGCGGGTCGCGGCCCACTTCGGCTTCGACCACCAGCCGCTGGAACTGACCCTGGACCAGGTCTTCGCCCGCATCCCCCACACGGTGTGGGCGGCGGATGAGCTGATGCGCGACTATGCGAGCCTGCCCACCTCCATCCTCGCCCAGGCGGCCGGGGATGAACTCAAGGTGGTCTTCTCCGGGGAGGGCGGCGACGAGGCCTTCGCCGGCTACCGCCGCTACCACCCGCGCCCCCTGGAACGCTGGTTCAAGACCCTGCGCCACCCCGGCAGCGGGGGCTTTCGCACCCGCGGCCAGTGGTCGCGCCACTGGTCACAACGGCTCTTCGGCCCGCGGCTGGGCGCCGCCCCCGGGCTGGACCGCGCCCCCTTCCTCGCCGCCTGGGCCGCGACCCCCGCCGCCTGGTCGGCGATGCAGCGGCGCCAGTACACCGATCTCGTGACCGCCCTGCCGGACAACCTGCTGGTCAAGACCGACCGGATGCTCATGGCCTTCGGCGTCGAGGGGCGGGTGCCCTTCCTCGACCACCGCGTCGTCGAGTTCGGCCTCTCCCTGCCGGACCAGCTTAAGGTCCGTGGCCACCGCGGCAAGTGGCTGCTGCGGCACTGGGCCGAACCGCTGCTGCCCCCCGGGCACCTGGAGCGCCCCAAGCGCGGCTTCCACGTGCCGGTGGGTGACTGGCTGACCGGCGACCTGGTGGGGCGCCTGGGCGAGCGGCTGGCCGCCAACCGAGGCATCCGCGAGTGGTTCAAACCGGCCGCGCTGCCCGCCCTGGTCGCGGCGCGCCAGGCTGGCCGCGGCGGCGAGCGGGAACTGTTCGGACTCATGCAGTTCGCCATCTGGCACCGGATCTTCATCGAAGAGCCGGGGCTGATACCGGCGCCGGATGAGGACCCGCTGGAATGGGTCTAA
- a CDS encoding glycosyltransferase, with the protein MGLNRIACFFSTSGHSGVDRAAGHLIPALARRGYAVDLLKVRRHGPDLPEIPPGVRVIDLGSRHTYACLPMVAAYLRRARPAVLLSDKDRVNRTALFARTLARVPTRLVFSSGTTISIDLATRGPLERWVQRNSMGRLYPFADQVIVTSSGVADDMAAYTGLARGLIRVAPSPVIPEALFTTKPPRPDHPWLGDPAAPLILSVGELCHRKGFDTLLRAFARVRAQRPCRLMILGRGGAREALLALAAELGVAADFALPGYCTEPYAYMAHADLFAFTSRWEGLGFVLIEALAVGTPVVSTDCPSGPREVLADGRYGPLVPVDDDAALAAALTATLDHPLPAARLREAARPYGIEASTDAYLNAMGLPPCPE; encoded by the coding sequence ATGGGTCTAAACCGCATCGCCTGTTTCTTCTCCACCTCCGGTCACAGTGGTGTCGACCGGGCGGCGGGACACCTGATCCCGGCCCTGGCGCGCCGGGGCTATGCGGTGGATCTCCTCAAGGTCCGTCGGCACGGACCTGACCTGCCGGAAATCCCGCCGGGGGTGCGAGTCATTGATCTCGGCTCACGCCATACCTATGCCTGTCTGCCGATGGTGGCTGCGTATCTGCGCCGCGCACGCCCGGCCGTGCTGCTCTCCGACAAGGACCGGGTCAACCGCACCGCGCTCTTCGCCCGGACCCTGGCGCGGGTCCCGACCCGCCTGGTCTTCAGTTCCGGCACGACGATCTCCATCGATCTGGCGACCCGCGGCCCCCTGGAGCGCTGGGTGCAACGCAACTCCATGGGCCGACTCTATCCCTTCGCCGATCAGGTCATCGTCACCAGCAGCGGCGTCGCCGATGACATGGCCGCCTATACGGGACTTGCCCGCGGCTTGATTCGGGTGGCGCCCTCACCGGTGATACCGGAGGCATTGTTCACGACAAAGCCGCCCCGCCCGGACCACCCCTGGCTCGGCGACCCGGCGGCACCCCTGATCCTGAGTGTCGGTGAACTCTGTCATCGCAAGGGCTTCGACACCCTGCTGCGCGCCTTCGCCCGGGTGCGTGCGCAGCGCCCCTGCCGACTCATGATCCTGGGCCGGGGCGGGGCGCGCGAGGCCCTGCTCGCCCTGGCCGCGGAACTGGGGGTGGCGGCCGATTTCGCCCTGCCGGGCTATTGCACCGAGCCCTACGCCTACATGGCCCACGCGGACCTCTTCGCCTTCACGTCCCGCTGGGAGGGGCTCGGCTTCGTGCTGATCGAGGCCCTGGCGGTCGGCACCCCGGTGGTCTCCACCGACTGCCCGAGCGGCCCCCGGGAGGTCCTGGCCGACGGGCGTTACGGCCCCCTGGTCCCGGTGGACGACGATGCCGCCCTGGCCGCGGCCCTGACCGCGACCCTGGATCACCCCCTGCCCGCCGCCCGCCTGCGCGAGGCCGCCCGCCCCTATGGGATCGAGGCCAGCACCGACGCCTACCTGAACGCGATGGGACTACCGCCATGCCCCGAGTAA